CGGGTCACTTCCAGCGGATTTTTCAGGCCGGCAAATACGCCGATGTTTTTGTGTCTAACCATGGAGGTTTTACCATGCATGATTTGTTTGGCGCGAACGATGCGGCCGCCAAAGGCTTGGCCAATGCTCTGGTGTCCCAGGCAAACGCCCAAAATGGGAATTTTGCCGGCAAATTGATTAATGGTGGGCACCGATACGCCGGCTTCGGTGGGGGTGCAGGGGCCGGGTGAAATAACGATGCGTTCTGGCGCTAATTTCGCAATCTGCTCCAGGGTGATCTGGTCGTTGCGATGGACAGCAACCTCAACTCCCAGTTCACCAAAATACTGAACCAGGTTGTAGGTGAAAGAGTCGTAGTTGTCGATCATCAACAGCATGCTAGTCTTCGCTCGCGACGGAAAACGCCAAGTTTAACACGGGGAAAGCGGAATTTGGCAGATGACCAAATTTTGATCCGAGCGCAGTAGTCTGGTATGGTGCGTGGCTCTGAAGTGGCTGGTTGGTTAAGTAATGACCAGAAAAATGGATGGAACAATCAAGATGATAGTGAAAATTTTGCTACCTGCCGTACTTGCTGGTGTGATTTGGCTTAACACGGTGGGAGCGGAAACACAGACGCATTATCAAGGCATGGACGTGGATTCGTTAGCGCAGCTCAAGGCGTTGATGAGCAGCGTGGAGCAGGTCGAGGATGGGCCGATGCTGCGGACTTTGCCGCCGGATTATGCTGAGGTGACGGACGTTGACGAGAAAAAGCAGCTGTTTATCAGTGTGCTGACGCCGATCGTGCTGGCAGAAAATCGCCGTATTGCTGAACAGCGGGCGCTGTTGAAATTGATGTTGTCACGCCAGGGTGACGGTGAGCGGGAGCTGGGCGATTCTCCCGCGGATCAATGGTTACTCAAGCTGCTTAAGCGTTATCGCGTACCGCATCAGAACGTACTGAATGAAGACGTTGGTCGTTTGTTGCTGCGTCGCATGGATGTGGTGCCACCCTCGCTGGTATTGGCGCAAGCGGCAATTGAGAGCGGCTGGGGCACGTCGCGATTTGCACTTGAGGGCAACAGCCTGTTCGGTCAATGGACCTGGGCAGAAGGCAAGTCGATGACGCCATCGGACCGTGCAGAAGGTGCGACCCATGGCGTGCGCAAGTTTGTGTCGCTGCGCGCATCGGTGCGTTCGTATCTGCTGAATTTGAACACCAATCGTGCCTACCGTGAATTGCGTGGCCTGCGTGAGCAGCAGCGCGAACAGGGCGAACCACTGGATGCTTACCAGTTGGCGGCGGGGCTGAGCCGATATTCTCAGCGCGGCGATGAGTACGTGCGTGATGTGCGTGCGATGATTCGTTCGGACGAATTACAGATGATCAATCTTCAGCTTGCCCAGCGATAATCCACGGCTGGCTGAACCAATAATAACGGCCCGGCTGATCGCTGGGGATGGTGCAGTTGTAGCGACTGCGTCGTCCGCTCAGCGGTTGGTCGGTGCTGACTTCAAATTCGACGTTGGGCTTGATCCAGCGTACTCGCATGTTGCCTTCACCAAAACAGCGTATTTGCGCGGCACGGGGCAAGGATTGACTCAGTTCCACTCGCAGTTTCGGTGCCTGATGATTTTGCCGTAGGGGATCGGCTGGATGCAGTTTACGGATGGGCATGGCCAGGCTGTTGGCTTTATCGATGAACTGCGGCAAATCGCCATAAAACTCTGATTGGGGAAAGCGCGGCAAGGCCAGAATATCTGAATGCAGATTGATGGTGCCCGAGTGTTGTCCAAAAGCAATCCAGCCCAGCTCCTTAATGATCTGTTTGAGTTCCTCGCTGTATTCGCCGTATGGGTATGCGAAGACGCTGCTGCGAATGCCTAGTTGCTGCTGTAATTGCTGTTGGGAGTGCAGCAGATCGGTGCGTATCCGCTGGCGCCACTGGCTGGCGGTTTCGTTATCGCGTCGTTCGGTCAGGTGATCGTGACTGGCAGTGTGCGGCGCGAATTCCACGCCGGCGTCACGCATTTCCCGCAGCTGCGACCAGTTCATGTAATTGGGATAGCGGCGATCGACATAGTCGGTGGCAACGAATACTGCAAACGGAATGTTGCGCGAGCGCAATTCAGGAAAGGCTTGCTGGTACACGGACAGATAGGCATCGTCGATGGTGATGACTACGGTTTTGTCGGGAATGGGTTGCTGCTTGCGCAGCGCATCTTCCAGGCGGCTGAGTGACCAAAATTGAAACCGCTGCTGCTGCAGATAATCCAGTTGGGCACGAAACTGTGCCATGCGAATGTTGGTGCTGGGCAGGGTGGGTTCGCCGAACCGATGGTAGATGAACACGGTGGCGTCGCTGCGCCCAAGGGTTGGCCAGGCGGTCAGCAAAATTATAATCAGGGCGAGCCACGCGGGATTCATGGGATTGAACAAATCTCTTGGTTAGCTATCAAACGTGCTATGTTAACGTCCGCTTGTTGCCAATGCTAACAGGAGTTGTATGTTTACCGTCGAAACTGTCGTTGCCTCTGCTGTTGTCTACCTTTTGATGCTGATTGCTGCTCACATGCACAAACATCGCATGATCCATGTGCCGGCGATGAGTTTTGTGATGCTGTTTGATTTACTGATGCCGGTTTATCTCTATATGAACCGCGACTGGAAAGAGCGACTGATTGATGGTGGCGAGATTTTCAGTTTTCTGATCTGGATGCACGTCGGTTTGGTACTGACGCTGTATGCGCTGTATGCCATACAGATTGCCGAAGGCCGCAAGTTGTTGCGCGGCGATCAGTCCGGCCGCGAAGCACACAAGATGCAGGCACGCGGCATTATGGCGGCGCGGTTCATCGTGATTCTGACCGGGGCATTCCTCTACGAGCCGGAAAAGCCGGTGATGTAGTTCTTTTCTGGATATAAAAAAGCCCCGCAGAGCGGGGCTTTTTTTGTGTTCGATGGAAGCAAATTACGCTTTGCGCTTCTTCTCGATCATGTTGTGGATCATCGGTGTCAGGATCAATTCCATCGCGAAGCCCATCTTGCCGCCAGGTACAACCAGGGTGTTGGGGCGAGACATGAAGGAATCCTTGATCATGTTCTGCAAGTAAGGGAAATCGATGGTGTCTGGCTTGCGGAACCGAATAACGATGAAGCTCTCGTCTGGCGTTGGAATGTCGCGCGAGATGAAAGGATTGGATGTGTCCACGGTTGGTACGCGCTGGAAGTTTACGTCAGTGCGTGAGAACTGTGGCGTGATGTGCGAGATGTAGTCCGGCATGCGGCGCATGATGGTGTCTACGATCGCCTCAGCGGAGTAACCACGCTGGGCTGCGTCACGGTGAATCTTCTGGATCCACTCCAGGTTAACGATGGGCACTACGCCAACCAGCAGGTCGGTGTACTTGGCAACGTTAACTTCTTCAGTAACCACACCGCCGTGCAGACCTTCGTAGAACAGCAGGTCAGTGCCGGCAGGGATGTCTTCCCAAGGAGTAAATTCACCTGGCTGCAGCGGTGCGTAGGGTGCTGCCTCTTCTACAGAGTGCAGGTATTTACGTACTTTACCGCTACCGGTTTCGCCGTATACGCGGAACAACTCTTCCAGTTTGTCGAACACGTTGCCTTCAGGGCCAAAGTGAGACACGTTGGTGCCATCTTTGGCTGCCTGGGCGATAGCTGCACGCATTTCTACGCGGTTAAAGCGGTGAAAGCTGTCGCCTTCAACCACGGCAGGATTGATACCTTCGCGGCGGAAAATGTGCTCGAAAGCATTTTTAACGGTGGTGGTACCCGCACCGGAAGAACCGGTAACGGCGATAACAGGATGTTTGATAGACATAGCTACTCCTCAAAAATGATTTAGCAATTCTTTTCTCTGCCGCGATCGCCGGGTACAGCTTCAGCGGCTTACCCACTTAAAAATCAGTGAGTTAGTTAAAATCGTTAGACGTCGGGCGCCGACAGTCGGCCGTTGCCGAGGAAATGTATCCGGGGCGGGCGCCACGCACAAGGGCGCGATTATACCTAATTTGCTTGACAGTGTCGCGAATAAAGGGGCTTGGCGCTAAAATAGCGGCGGAACCGGGAATTCGCTCGGTTGAGGAAGTGATATGCGTTTGATCTGGCAGGGAATTTATTGTTACGTGGCGCAGCCGCTGATGCGGTTGGGTTTGTCGCTGGCGGCAAGAAAAAACAAGAAACTTGCGCAAACACTTGCGGGGCAGCAGGGCTGGAGTGAGCGCCTGCAGCGACAGTTGCAGCAGCGCAGCGCAGATCGGAAGTTGATCTGGTTTCATGTGGCCAGTGCAGGCGAGTATCTGCAGGCCTGTCCGGTGATGGAGCGGCTGATGCTGCGTGGCCATGAGTGCGTGCTGACCATTACCTCGGTGTCGGGCTATCAGTGGGCGACCAAACGCAAGCTGCATCCCAGTCTGGTGGCGATTGAATACCTACCGCTGGACACCCGCCAAAATGTACGCACCTTGCTGGAAATGATTCGGCCCGATGCGCTGGTCTATGTCAAATTTGACCTGTGGCCCAACTTGATCTGGGAAAGCCGCAAACGAGGCATTCCGCAATTTTTGATTTCTGCGACCCTGCACGAAAAATCCAAGCGCGTTACGTCGGGCTTGGCGCGTTCGTTATACCGCAGCCTGTACCAGTCATTGGACGGGATTTTTGCCGTGTCGGACCAGGATACAGAGCGATTCCTGGCGACTTGCCCGAATCACCCCAATACCCACACGGTGGGCGATACCCGATTTGACAGCGTGCTTGATCGTCGCGCCAGCATCAAACCTCCGGCATTGCCCGAATACTTGAAGCAGTCTCCGGTACTGATTTTGGGTAGCTGCTGGCCGCAAGACGAAGCGGTGGTGATGGACGGGATTTGTCAGGCGCTACGCACTTTTCCGGAAATGTATTTGATTGTTGCGCCCCATGAAATTGATTCGGCGCATCTTGAGGATTTAAACCTGCAACTGGCAGAATTTGGTGTGCAGCGACTCAGTCAGTTCCAGTCCCTGCCTGATCAGCGCGTGGTGCTGGTGGACAGCGTAGGCCAGCTGTCAGCGTTGTATTGCTACGCGGATATTGCCTTTGTCGGCGGCGCCTTCGGCAAAGGGGTGCACAACGTCATGGAACCCAGCGCCATGGGTGTGCCGGCGATCATGGGGCCGTTTTATCAAAACTCACCAGAGGCCATGCAGTTGGTGGAAAAAGGCAAGGCATTTAGTATTCAGGATGGTCAGCAGTTTACGCAGCTTTTGTTTGACTTATTGTCACGGCCTGCGTACCGTCAAAAAGCAGGCGAGGATGCTGCGCGCTTTATAGAAGCTCAGGCAGGTGCATCGGACGCTTGTTACAAGTTAATAGAGGAAGTTATTGAATGAGTCGCCCTACGTTTAAGCCGCATCGTAAGTTATACGCAAAAACACCGGCTGTTATACAAATTGAAACAACTATCAAATGCAATGCAACCTGCTGGTTTTGCCCGCAGAATAATGCGCTGCGCCAGCCCAACTACATGGAAGAATCCATCTGGAAAAAAATTATCGACGAGAGTCGCGGGCTGGGTGTTACCTATCGGCCATTTTTGTTAAACGAACCGTTTGCTGACAAGCGCATGGTTGACATCGTGCGCTACATCAAACAAGACCCGACAGCCAAGGTGGAATTTAACACCAACGGCAGTATGCTGACGCACAAAGTTACCGACAAATTGCTGGAAATTGGCGTGGACACCATGCGGTTTTCCATTGACGGTTTTTACAAAACGACCTTCGATGAAAGTCGCGGCATCAACTATGACCGTGTTTATGACCATGTTGGCTATTTTCTCGCACAGGCCAAGCAGGCGAGCAAACCCGTGCAGACCGAAGTGCGGATGATCAGATTGCCGGGTACCGATCAAGAACAGGTTGAATTCAAGGCATATTGGGAAAAACATGCTCCCGACCAAGTGGTTTTCACCGATTTGTATCGTTATCCGTGGGAAGGTCAGACGTACGCAGTAAACAAACCCTGTTTGAAAGTTCAGGATGAAATGTTTTTCTACGTTGATGGTACCGCAACGCTATGTTGTTGGGATTCCAAAGGCAGACAAATCGTTGGCGATATCAAAACCGAATCGTTATTGGACATCTGGGGCGGCCAAAAATTAGCAAGTTGCCGGGCGTTGCTGGATGCTGGCAAGCGCGATCAACTGGAATTGTGCATGCGTTGTGATGCCTATGAAAATGTTGATTTTAGCGAGTGGGAAGGCTTTGTGGCGGATGAACAGAAAACGAGCAAGTTTCCGCCTATTCCGGTCAATGTGATCAGCGTATAGCTTTGTTCTTAGTCTTTTTTTGTCGGTTTTAAATGATTTGCGCTCCGACCTGTGCAAGATGATGGTGGTCTCCTTTGACAACATTGCGTTAGGCGAATAGGGTAGATGGAGAGCGAAGCGGGCCAGGGACGGTGGCCGCTGGATTGGAGTATTAAGGAAAGGGAGTGTCCGTGATTTTGGTTAGAGATCCGCAGATATCGTCAACGCTGTCGCTGCACAAAAAAGTGCCGAGCGTGATTCATATCGAGACCGTCGTGAGTGGTGTGGGTGATGTTTTTTCGTCGGCGGACGGAAAGAGTTGCGAGCCGGTTTTTATGGAGCGCGCGACATGGAAAAAGATCATCGACAGCAGTCGCGGCTTGGGTGTTACCTATCGCCCGTATTTGTTCAGCGAACCGTTGCTGGACAAGCGCATGCCGGAAATAATCCGCTACATCAAAAAAGATCCAACCGCCAAAGTTGAATTGCGCACCAATGCATCGTTGTTGACACCGCTGTTAAGCGAAGAGTTGATCGCGCTGCACGTGGATGCGTTTTGCTTTCAGTTTTCGGAAGACTGCCTGGGTGGATTCAAACGTCAGTCGGATGTGAGTTGCACGCAGGCGGGGATTCACGTCGGCTATTTTCTCGGTCGCTTGCGAGAAAGTGGCAAAAATATCGCGGTTCAAATCGAGCTGCAGAGCAACAAAGTGCGACAGGATCAGTTTGTTGCCATCAAAAAGTTTTGTGAGCAATACGGCTCGCAGATTCAGGTGCGATTTGCCAGCGAAGGATATTTTCCTTGGCGGCAGGACGGTGCTGTGGCTGTGAGCAAACCGTGTCAGCGTATGGCGGAACAAATTACATTTTTTGTCGATGGTACGGCCAGTTTGTGCAGCCTGGATGTAGAAGGCCGGCAATTGGTGGGCGACATTCACGAGCGCGGCGTTGTCGACATCTGGAATGGCGAAGAAATTAATCGCTGTCGCCAGTTGCTGGCAACGGGACAGCGCCGGGAATTGGCGTTGTGCCGGGGCTGCGCGCTGGATGGTGACGTCGACATTCAATTCAAGGACAGTTACACTCGCGGAAAAGTGATACCGTTGATCACTCGGATTCCGTCAAAAGTTTAAGAGTTTAGCTAGTCTCCATGAAATCATTGTTGGAAAGTCCACCTGGGCGGATTTGCGTCATGCGATTGTCTGCCTTGGGGGATGTCTGTCATGCATTGCCTGTGGTTCGTACCCTGCAAGCGCGCTTCCCGCTGGCCAAAATCACTTGGATTATTGGCAAAATCGAACACCAATTGCTGGGCGATATCCCGGAAATTGATTTTGTTGTGTTTGATAAATCGCTGGGTCTGGGGGCCTACAAAAAATTGCGTGCTGATCTAAACGGCAGGCAATTTGACCTATTGTTGCACATGCAAACATCATTGCGCGCCAATGTCGCCGCATGGATGATTCCGGCCAAAATCAAGTTGGGTTTTGATCGGGCTCGCGCCAGAGAGGGGCATGGCTGGGTGATCAATCAAACCATTCAGCCAGGCAGGCCGCAGCATCAAGTGGATGACATGTTTGGTTTTGCCCGTGCATTGGGGATCGAGCAGCGGCGACTGGAATGGAATATTCCTATCCCGCAGGCAGCCCAGCAGTTCGCCGTCGAGCAATTACCAGCAGGGAAAAAAATCCTCGCGATCAATGCCTGCTCCAGTCCGTCCAAACGGGTCCACCGCAACTGGTACGCAGAGGGTTATGCTCAGGCGGCGGATTTTGCTGTGCGCGAATTGGGTATGCAGGTGGTGTTGGTAGGTGGTCCGACGGAGCGGGAAAAGCAGACCGCAAAGGCAATACTGGCCGCCAGTCCGGTGGCGCATATCAACCTGGTTGGCAAAACCAACTTGAAGCAATTGTGTGCTGTTTTGCAGCGGGCGGACTTGTTGCTCACCTCGGATTCAGGACCGGCGCACATCGCCAATGCGGTGGGGACACGGGTGGTTTGCCTGCATGCGGCAACCAATCCCTACCAAACCGGGCCGTATCTGGATCAGGATCGTGCCGTCAATAAGTACCCGCAGGCGGTGCAGGCCGAATACGGCAAGCCCCTGGCTGATTTGCCTTGGGGTGTGCGTGCTCATGGCGAAGATGTGATGCGTTTGATCACCGTTGATGAGGTTCAGGACGCTCTGCGCCGCGCATTGGCAGAATAAATTTGGGGTTTTGGCCTGGTCTGGCGACAAATTTGCCTTGTTAAGACGGGAGTGGTTTCGTCAGGAGCGTCCCATGAATCCAACGATCAAGCAGAAATACCCCCTTTTTCTACGTCTTGTGCTGGAGCAGCAAAAATCCAAGCGCGAGAAAGCGCCCTGTCCGCTGGCACCGCTGGATCAGGCGGCTCCAGCTGATGATAAGTCAGGTGGCTCGGGGAAATAGTCTAGACCGCTGAAGCGGGCGCTTACTTTCTCTGGGGTAAGACAAATACCCTACAATTAATGATTGTTTAATCTTTGATCACTACACTTTGCCTGGCAGGTGTAGGGAGCCCCCCAAACGATTTCCTCACCTGTCAGGAAACACAAAGCGCTTTGTGTCCTTGTTGCCGTCAGATTGTTATTTTTGGAGGTAGCTATGGCACAGGAACAAACCAGGTTTGGTCGCATCTGTCTGTATGAGCGGTTTACCGACGAGGCAGGCGTGACGTACATCAAAAACAGCGGATTAACCGCGACAAATGTCGGCTGGCCGAAAGATACCTATTACTTTCAGCACGCAGACCTGGTGTACAGCACCGATGACAAAACCCGTTATTACAACTTGCGAAAGCCGGCGCACTGATCACGCGACCGGGCCTTTCGCCCGTTTTTTATTTCTCTGTTTCCTCGGTACGGTACAATAGCGCCCACTGATCAACGAGCTGTGGGCGGTTTCATGTACAAAATCATTTTGCAGGGTCCAAGATTGTCTGCCGAGCTAGGCCAGCAACTGGCCCTAGAGTTGGATGCCAGAATTGACTTCAAGCGGGGCTTTGCAGTGGTGCATCTCGCCAATGCACCCAGTCAATCGCGGTTGCAGGCACTGCGCGCCCACTACCCTTTCGATATCAATCTACTGCCTCGTGGCTTTGACGGCTCGCAGGTGAAGCTGGTTATTTCTGACATGGACTCCACCTTGATTTCGATTGAGTGCATCGACGAAATCGCCGATTTTGCCAACGTCAAACCCCAGGTGTCGGCGATCACCGAAGCGGCGATGCGCGGCGAATTGGACTTTGAGGGCTCACTGACCCGGCGTGTCGCGCTGTTGGCGGGCTTGTCCACCGACGTGCTGCAAACCGTCTATGACGATCGGCTGAAACTCAATCCCGGTGCCGAGCTGATGCTGTCGGGCTTGAGGCGGCAGCAGATCAAATTTGCGCTGGTGTCCGGCGGCTTTACTTTCTTCACTGATCGGCTCAAGCAGCGACTCAAGCTGGATTACAGTCGTGCCAACGTGCTGGAAAAAGTCGACGGCAAACTGACCGGCAAGGTGTTGGGCAAAATCATCGGCGCGGAAGCCAAGGAAGAGTTTTTACAGGAGCTTTGCTTGCAAATGGGCATCAGCCGCAGTCAGGTGCTGGCCGTTGGCGATGGTGCCAACGATCTAAAAATGCTGTCGGTTGCCGGTATCGGTGTGGCGTACTACGCCAAACCCAAGGTGCAGGAACAGGCTGACGCGGTGATCAATCACGCCGGCCTGGAAGGTTTGCTGGGGCTGCTGGAAATAGAGCACTGATCACTTGTCAAAAACGACAGGGAGGTCTGATTTTGTTCAGGGAGATTTTTATGCGTATTGGTAAGCCTTCGGTAGTTTTTACTGGTTTGTGCTCTCTCATTTTTTTTTCAAACACAGCTCGGGCATTTGATGTTGAAGCTGCATACGGACAGCGTGACGGTGAGGTGGCCTATCAGATTGGAGGAAGTGTAACACCCTCTAACGGTGAGTCTTATAGGATCAGGTTTCCGATCAGTGAATTGCGTTTTCCTATAAATACGAAGGTGGCAAATATTGTCTTGTTCCTGCCACTGGATGATCGATGGACTTTGACGGTCGCAGTTGTAGAAACCGTCTCGTCAAATTCAGGCAAAATGATCGATAGCGATTGGGGGATTAAATACTATCTTGCCGATCCAAATGCGATGCGAGATTCGCTGGATATTTATTCTGAAAGTCAGTTACAGATGAATGGTCGGGATTTCTCGCTGGAGGCTTTTAAGAAAGTGTCTTTTGTTGGCTATGAAGATTGGAATATTGAACTTGGTGGTGGAGCATTGCAGCAGAAATATGATTTCACTGCGGGCAATACACTGGAGGAATATCCATCCACACCCACCGCTTCGCCGATTTACATAGCCGGAGAAACGATCAAGTATGAATATCAATCTAAAATGCTTTATGTCGCGTTTAAAACTACCAGACACTTATCTGAAAAATATCATCTATCTTTTTATGGGGCGTATTCGCCAAAGGTCATAATTAGCGATTTTGACAATCATCTTTTGCGTGACAAAACGGCTACGGGCAGTTCTGAAGGATGGGGAGGGCAATATAAAGCAGCATTTATTCGCAGCCTTTCGAAGAATAGTGAAATATTTGTGCAGGCGAGATATCAAAAGACCGTCGCAAACGGAATACAAACGCAGCGATCAAACGAAACTGGAGTTTATACCGAGACTGATATTGGGCTGCGCAATATCAACGTTCAAAAAAGCCTTAGCGTTGGCGCGAGCATTGAATTTTAGTGGCTGGCCGTAACTCTTGGCCAGCCAAATAAGATTACATCGCGAAGATGATGCTCAATCCCAATGTC
This DNA window, taken from Gammaproteobacteria bacterium, encodes the following:
- a CDS encoding aminodeoxychorismate/anthranilate synthase component II, whose protein sequence is MLLMIDNYDSFTYNLVQYFGELGVEVAVHRNDQITLEQIAKLAPERIVISPGPCTPTEAGVSVPTINQFAGKIPILGVCLGHQSIGQAFGGRIVRAKQIMHGKTSMVRHKNIGVFAGLKNPLEVTRYHSLVIEQASLPDCLEVTAWTETADGGIDEIMGVRHKTLAVEGVQFHPESILSEQGHEMLANFLKMTV
- a CDS encoding glucosaminidase domain-containing protein, translating into MIVKILLPAVLAGVIWLNTVGAETQTHYQGMDVDSLAQLKALMSSVEQVEDGPMLRTLPPDYAEVTDVDEKKQLFISVLTPIVLAENRRIAEQRALLKLMLSRQGDGERELGDSPADQWLLKLLKRYRVPHQNVLNEDVGRLLLRRMDVVPPSLVLAQAAIESGWGTSRFALEGNSLFGQWTWAEGKSMTPSDRAEGATHGVRKFVSLRASVRSYLLNLNTNRAYRELRGLREQQREQGEPLDAYQLAAGLSRYSQRGDEYVRDVRAMIRSDELQMINLQLAQR
- a CDS encoding polysaccharide deacetylase family protein gives rise to the protein MNPAWLALIIILLTAWPTLGRSDATVFIYHRFGEPTLPSTNIRMAQFRAQLDYLQQQRFQFWSLSRLEDALRKQQPIPDKTVVITIDDAYLSVYQQAFPELRSRNIPFAVFVATDYVDRRYPNYMNWSQLREMRDAGVEFAPHTASHDHLTERRDNETASQWRQRIRTDLLHSQQQLQQQLGIRSSVFAYPYGEYSEELKQIIKELGWIAFGQHSGTINLHSDILALPRFPQSEFYGDLPQFIDKANSLAMPIRKLHPADPLRQNHQAPKLRVELSQSLPRAAQIRCFGEGNMRVRWIKPNVEFEVSTDQPLSGRRSRYNCTIPSDQPGRYYWFSQPWIIAGQAED
- a CDS encoding phosphoribulokinase, producing the protein MSIKHPVIAVTGSSGAGTTTVKNAFEHIFRREGINPAVVEGDSFHRFNRVEMRAAIAQAAKDGTNVSHFGPEGNVFDKLEELFRVYGETGSGKVRKYLHSVEEAAPYAPLQPGEFTPWEDIPAGTDLLFYEGLHGGVVTEEVNVAKYTDLLVGVVPIVNLEWIQKIHRDAAQRGYSAEAIVDTIMRRMPDYISHITPQFSRTDVNFQRVPTVDTSNPFISRDIPTPDESFIVIRFRKPDTIDFPYLQNMIKDSFMSRPNTLVVPGGKMGFAMELILTPMIHNMIEKKRKA
- a CDS encoding 3-deoxy-D-manno-octulosonic acid transferase, whose protein sequence is MRLIWQGIYCYVAQPLMRLGLSLAARKNKKLAQTLAGQQGWSERLQRQLQQRSADRKLIWFHVASAGEYLQACPVMERLMLRGHECVLTITSVSGYQWATKRKLHPSLVAIEYLPLDTRQNVRTLLEMIRPDALVYVKFDLWPNLIWESRKRGIPQFLISATLHEKSKRVTSGLARSLYRSLYQSLDGIFAVSDQDTERFLATCPNHPNTHTVGDTRFDSVLDRRASIKPPALPEYLKQSPVLILGSCWPQDEAVVMDGICQALRTFPEMYLIVAPHEIDSAHLEDLNLQLAEFGVQRLSQFQSLPDQRVVLVDSVGQLSALYCYADIAFVGGAFGKGVHNVMEPSAMGVPAIMGPFYQNSPEAMQLVEKGKAFSIQDGQQFTQLLFDLLSRPAYRQKAGEDAARFIEAQAGASDACYKLIEEVIE
- a CDS encoding radical SAM protein, giving the protein MSRPTFKPHRKLYAKTPAVIQIETTIKCNATCWFCPQNNALRQPNYMEESIWKKIIDESRGLGVTYRPFLLNEPFADKRMVDIVRYIKQDPTAKVEFNTNGSMLTHKVTDKLLEIGVDTMRFSIDGFYKTTFDESRGINYDRVYDHVGYFLAQAKQASKPVQTEVRMIRLPGTDQEQVEFKAYWEKHAPDQVVFTDLYRYPWEGQTYAVNKPCLKVQDEMFFYVDGTATLCCWDSKGRQIVGDIKTESLLDIWGGQKLASCRALLDAGKRDQLELCMRCDAYENVDFSEWEGFVADEQKTSKFPPIPVNVISV
- a CDS encoding SPASM domain-containing protein; translated protein: MSVILVRDPQISSTLSLHKKVPSVIHIETVVSGVGDVFSSADGKSCEPVFMERATWKKIIDSSRGLGVTYRPYLFSEPLLDKRMPEIIRYIKKDPTAKVELRTNASLLTPLLSEELIALHVDAFCFQFSEDCLGGFKRQSDVSCTQAGIHVGYFLGRLRESGKNIAVQIELQSNKVRQDQFVAIKKFCEQYGSQIQVRFASEGYFPWRQDGAVAVSKPCQRMAEQITFFVDGTASLCSLDVEGRQLVGDIHERGVVDIWNGEEINRCRQLLATGQRRELALCRGCALDGDVDIQFKDSYTRGKVIPLITRIPSKV
- a CDS encoding glycosyltransferase family 9 protein codes for the protein MKSLLESPPGRICVMRLSALGDVCHALPVVRTLQARFPLAKITWIIGKIEHQLLGDIPEIDFVVFDKSLGLGAYKKLRADLNGRQFDLLLHMQTSLRANVAAWMIPAKIKLGFDRARAREGHGWVINQTIQPGRPQHQVDDMFGFARALGIEQRRLEWNIPIPQAAQQFAVEQLPAGKKILAINACSSPSKRVHRNWYAEGYAQAADFAVRELGMQVVLVGGPTEREKQTAKAILAASPVAHINLVGKTNLKQLCAVLQRADLLLTSDSGPAHIANAVGTRVVCLHAATNPYQTGPYLDQDRAVNKYPQAVQAEYGKPLADLPWGVRAHGEDVMRLITVDEVQDALRRALAE
- the serB gene encoding phosphoserine phosphatase SerB, with amino-acid sequence MYKIILQGPRLSAELGQQLALELDARIDFKRGFAVVHLANAPSQSRLQALRAHYPFDINLLPRGFDGSQVKLVISDMDSTLISIECIDEIADFANVKPQVSAITEAAMRGELDFEGSLTRRVALLAGLSTDVLQTVYDDRLKLNPGAELMLSGLRRQQIKFALVSGGFTFFTDRLKQRLKLDYSRANVLEKVDGKLTGKVLGKIIGAEAKEEFLQELCLQMGISRSQVLAVGDGANDLKMLSVAGIGVAYYAKPKVQEQADAVINHAGLEGLLGLLEIEH
- a CDS encoding omptin family outer membrane protease — its product is MRIGKPSVVFTGLCSLIFFSNTARAFDVEAAYGQRDGEVAYQIGGSVTPSNGESYRIRFPISELRFPINTKVANIVLFLPLDDRWTLTVAVVETVSSNSGKMIDSDWGIKYYLADPNAMRDSLDIYSESQLQMNGRDFSLEAFKKVSFVGYEDWNIELGGGALQQKYDFTAGNTLEEYPSTPTASPIYIAGETIKYEYQSKMLYVAFKTTRHLSEKYHLSFYGAYSPKVIISDFDNHLLRDKTATGSSEGWGGQYKAAFIRSLSKNSEIFVQARYQKTVANGIQTQRSNETGVYTETDIGLRNINVQKSLSVGASIEF